One window from the genome of Rariglobus hedericola encodes:
- a CDS encoding ATP-binding protein produces MKSDFPDDASLARWRERILTATGFAAERILNSNLEADAFTDALRILGESVEVDRAYVFRFHPGEIEGETLCSQLHEWCRPGVISQIDNPELQNFCFADVGCRRWFEELAANHAISGNVCDFPFEEQPLLLAQTICSLAVMPIFTHGAVWGFIGFDHCERKNVWTEDTLGCLRVAARVFGAAFERCNYKRQSDELAAEYRLLLEDVSEVVFRVDASGYITRLSPAWAGFTGHDPAACLARPMTDFLHPDLKCRWVKNADELIRGVKTVCQDELCFLHADGTSRWALGRAGIRRDNTGATLGFAGTFVDITAMKATEAALIEAHAAAESANQAKSDFIATMSHELRTPLNAVLGLSESLLESGPSFDPEKIRRYMELINRGGRQLLALINDILDLASLDSGRSLPVMTAIHADSLCDAVVVALALSARENKLDLRIEAPADLIFYGDRGLLMQALHNLIHNAIKFTLPGGRIVVAACVRPGGIMISVKDTGAGIPADKFDRLFKPFSQVGASLSRRFSGTGLGLVLVERIARLHRGHVSVESTVGKGSTFTLDLPSASPPQPAPPFQP; encoded by the coding sequence ATGAAGTCTGACTTCCCTGACGACGCTTCCCTCGCTCGCTGGCGCGAGCGTATTTTAACGGCCACCGGCTTTGCCGCCGAACGCATTCTCAACAGTAACCTCGAGGCAGATGCATTCACCGACGCCCTCCGTATTCTTGGCGAAAGCGTCGAGGTGGACCGCGCCTACGTCTTCCGCTTTCACCCCGGGGAAATTGAAGGCGAAACCCTTTGTTCCCAACTCCACGAATGGTGCCGCCCCGGCGTCATCTCACAGATCGACAACCCCGAACTGCAGAATTTCTGCTTCGCCGACGTCGGCTGCCGACGTTGGTTTGAAGAACTCGCCGCCAACCACGCCATCAGCGGCAACGTCTGCGATTTCCCGTTCGAGGAACAGCCACTTCTGCTGGCGCAGACCATCTGCTCGCTCGCCGTCATGCCCATATTCACGCACGGCGCGGTGTGGGGATTCATCGGCTTCGATCACTGCGAACGCAAAAACGTCTGGACCGAGGACACTCTCGGTTGCCTGCGGGTCGCCGCCCGGGTTTTCGGCGCCGCCTTCGAACGGTGTAACTACAAACGTCAAAGTGACGAGCTCGCCGCTGAATACCGCCTGCTGCTCGAAGATGTAAGCGAGGTGGTTTTCCGCGTGGATGCCTCGGGATACATCACGCGACTGAGTCCGGCCTGGGCGGGTTTCACCGGCCACGACCCCGCAGCCTGTCTGGCCCGCCCGATGACCGACTTCCTTCATCCTGACCTGAAATGCAGATGGGTAAAAAACGCGGATGAACTCATCCGGGGCGTGAAAACAGTGTGTCAGGACGAGCTTTGTTTCCTGCACGCCGACGGCACGTCACGCTGGGCGCTGGGGCGCGCGGGCATACGACGCGACAACACGGGAGCCACACTCGGCTTCGCAGGCACCTTCGTCGACATCACCGCCATGAAAGCCACCGAGGCCGCGCTGATCGAGGCGCACGCCGCGGCCGAATCCGCCAACCAGGCCAAGAGCGATTTCATCGCCACCATGAGCCATGAGTTGCGCACCCCGCTCAACGCCGTGCTCGGTCTCAGCGAGTCTCTGCTGGAGTCGGGTCCTTCCTTCGATCCGGAAAAAATCCGTCGCTACATGGAGCTGATCAATCGCGGCGGGCGACAGCTCCTCGCGCTCATCAACGACATCCTTGACCTAGCCAGTCTGGACTCGGGCCGCAGCCTGCCCGTCATGACGGCGATTCACGCCGATTCCCTGTGTGACGCCGTGGTCGTGGCGCTGGCCTTGTCGGCTCGTGAAAACAAACTGGATCTGCGAATCGAGGCCCCCGCGGACCTTATCTTTTACGGAGATCGCGGTCTGCTGATGCAGGCCCTTCACAACCTCATTCACAATGCCATCAAGTTCACCCTGCCCGGCGGTCGCATCGTGGTCGCCGCCTGCGTCCGTCCCGGTGGCATCATGATCTCCGTGAAGGATACCGGAGCAGGTATTCCCGCCGATAAATTCGACCGGCTCTTCAAACCGTTTTCCCAAGTCGGCGCCTCCCTCTCCCGCCGGTTTTCAGGAACCGGCCTCGGTCTCGTGCTCGTCGAACGCATCGCCCGGCTCCACCGCGGGCACGTCAGTGTAGAAAGCACCGTGGGGAAAGGCAGCACGTTCACCCTCGATCTCCCGTCCGCTTCACCCCCGCAGCCCGCCCCTCCGTTCCAGCCATGA